The DNA region ACCAATATATCCTCCAAGATTACCTAATGATTTTATTAACATTTATTTCTTTTCTATTTAATTGAACATTATTACATATTGAGGATATACTAAAAACATGCTAGGCTAATGGTCGAATAAATTTGTATTAATAGGCAATAAAACTCTATAATGTAAAAATACTAAGAGAATTATTATTACAAAGTTTATTGTTTTACCTTAAAATATTTTTTAAACATATAATTTAAAATCAAATACAGAATGTTATCTAAGAATGTACACACTGCTGATGTAGTTATTGTAGGTGCTGGTCCAGTTGGTTTATTTGCTGTTTTTCAAGCTGGGATGTTAGAAATGAAATGCCATGTTGTTGATGCATTAGATTGTATTGGAGGGCAGTGTGTTACTCTTTATCCAGATAAGCCAATTTATGATATTCCAGCTTATCCTGTTATTACAGCTGCTAAATTAATAGAACAATTAAAACAACAGGTAGCTCCATTTGATACTGTTTATCATTTAGGTCAGCAAGTTATAGGATGTAAAATTGATAATGATATTATTACCATTACTACGTCGGCTGAACAAGTTATTTGCTCTAAGTCGTTGATTATTGCTGCTGGTTGTGGAGCATTTAAATATAAGAGATTAATACTTGATAATATTGAAGCATTTGAGAATAAAACTGTATTTTACTCTGTAAAGGACAAGAATAAATTTATTAATAAGAAGGTAGTTATAGCTGGAGGAGGGGATTCTGCAATTGATTGGACATTGCTTTTATCTGATGTCGCTGAAGTAATATATTTAGTTCATCGTAGAGAGAATTTCAGATGTGCTCCACATAGCCTTAATCAAATAAAGCAATTAGCTGAATATGGTAAAGTTCAAATGATTGTACCATATCAATTAGCTAAACTAACTGGAGAAAATGGATTACTTCAGGAAGTTTTAGTTACTAATTTTAATGGAGGTACACAAACATTACCAGCTGACTATTTATTAGCTTTTTTTGGATTAGCAGCTGACTTAGGGCCAATTCATAAGTGGGGATTAAAAACTGATTTACGAAGAATTGAGGTAAACTCAATAACATATGAAACTACTATACCAGGTATTTATGCTATTGGGGACGTAGCATCATATCCTGGTAAATTAAAGCTGATATTGACTGGCTTTGCTGAAGCTGCAACTGCAATGAGTCATTGTTATCAAAGAGTTTTTGGAAAAAAAATGCATTTTCAATACTCTACTGTAAAGGGAGTATTACGTTCATGACAGTAATTATGGATGGTAAAAAGCTTGCTGAGTTGAGGTTGATAGAAACAAAAAATGACTTACTAGCTCTTAAAGATAAATATCAAATAACAGTTAAGTTGGTAATAATTTTAGTTGGTAACAATGATGCAAGCTTGATTTATGTTAATAATAAGGTAGCTAAAGCTAAGGCTATTGGTATGGATTCAGAAATAATTAGGTTATTCGAATTCATAGAGGAAAAAAAGTTATTTTCTGTTATTGATGACTTAAATTGTGATAGTACAGTACATGGTATTATTGTTCAATTGCCTCTTCCGCCTCATATCGACGCTTTAAAATTATTTGCAAGAATTGATTCTAGAAAAGATGTTGATGGGCTTAACCCGATAAATATAGGGTATCTTAATATTGGAGCTAACCAAGGATTAATTCCTTGTACAGCTTTAGGATGCATAGATTTATTACAGTATTATGTCACAGGTTTAAAGGGGAAACATGTAGTTGTAATAGGAAAATCCAATATTGTTGGTAAACCTCTATCAGCATTGCTGTTACGTAATTCTTGTACTGTTACTATATGTCATTCTGCTACTGTTGATCTAGCCTTGCATACTAGAACAGCTGATATTGTAATTTCAGCTGTTGGAAAAGCGAATTTTTTAACAGATAAGCATTTTTCAGGTAATTTAGCTTTTATTGATGTTGGAATAAGTCATATTTATGATTTGCAAACTCATAAACGAAAATTAGTTGGAGATGGAGATTTTTTAAAAATCAAAGATTTAGTAAAATTTATTACTCCAGTTCCAGGCGGAGTAGGGCCAATGACAGTAGCATATCTATTAAAAAATACATTAACTGCTGCTAAACTTATTTATGCGAGCATTATAGATAATGACAATGAAAAACGCTTGTGTTAGAATAGATATTATTTTACTATAACATGCTACATTAGTAATTATCTTTACTAAATGTAAGGTCGAATTAATATGATCAAAATCTATTAGATTTAATAAACAACTAATGCAGTACAGCCATAATTGCAGTATAGCAAGTTTATTATTAATTACGTATTTGTTATTAGCAATATAGTAGCTGATAGTCATAAAAATTAATGAAATGCTTATTGCTGAGTTATAATAAACAATAGAATTTATGCATTTCACTAATAAGCCGATTATATTAACAGTAATAAATAATATAATCGATGATAGCAGTCCATGATATATTATCTTTTGAGAAGATGGAGTGATTTGTTGCCAATATCTGTTCGGAAAAATTTGAAAATCTTTTTCTGTGTTTGTATTGGGAGTTAAGTTTATATTTTCTAAGCTAAAATTTGTCTTATTGAAATTATGGTAGTAGTTACTTTTATAAAATTTAATAGTTAATAATTGATGCAATGCTGTTAGTGCAAAAAAAATTGGGGCTATACTAACAAAATATTGAGTGTAGTTAATATAGAATTGCCGAAAGTATGGTGATTCCATATCATGTATTAAGTGTCCTAATAATCCAGAAATTGCTACTACTGTATTTAATAGTATTAAAACTGTGTATATAAAAAATATTTTGCCATTGAACTTAATATGTAATAGTGATTGTGTTAAATATACCCATGCTACCATTAATGTTTGGGTAAAAAAAACATTCATAATATTACTACCACTCCAAAA from Orientia tsutsugamushi str. Boryong includes:
- a CDS encoding NAD(P)/FAD-dependent oxidoreductase yields the protein MLSKNVHTADVVIVGAGPVGLFAVFQAGMLEMKCHVVDALDCIGGQCVTLYPDKPIYDIPAYPVITAAKLIEQLKQQVAPFDTVYHLGQQVIGCKIDNDIITITTSAEQVICSKSLIIAAGCGAFKYKRLILDNIEAFENKTVFYSVKDKNKFINKKVVIAGGGDSAIDWTLLLSDVAEVIYLVHRRENFRCAPHSLNQIKQLAEYGKVQMIVPYQLAKLTGENGLLQEVLVTNFNGGTQTLPADYLLAFFGLAADLGPIHKWGLKTDLRRIEVNSITYETTIPGIYAIGDVASYPGKLKLILTGFAEAATAMSHCYQRVFGKKMHFQYSTVKGVLRS
- a CDS encoding bifunctional 5,10-methylenetetrahydrofolate dehydrogenase/5,10-methenyltetrahydrofolate cyclohydrolase encodes the protein MTVIMDGKKLAELRLIETKNDLLALKDKYQITVKLVIILVGNNDASLIYVNNKVAKAKAIGMDSEIIRLFEFIEEKKLFSVIDDLNCDSTVHGIIVQLPLPPHIDALKLFARIDSRKDVDGLNPINIGYLNIGANQGLIPCTALGCIDLLQYYVTGLKGKHVVVIGKSNIVGKPLSALLLRNSCTVTICHSATVDLALHTRTADIVISAVGKANFLTDKHFSGNLAFIDVGISHIYDLQTHKRKLVGDGDFLKIKDLVKFITPVPGGVGPMTVAYLLKNTLTAAKLIYASIIDNDNEKRLC